DNA from Agathobaculum sp. NTUH-O15-33:
CCGGTTCCTTCAAGGTGCGCGGCGCGTACAATAAAATCATGAAGCGCTACCGCGAGGGCGGGCTGAACGCGGTCGTCGCCTCCTCGGCGGGCAACCATGCGCAGGGTGTGGCTTTCGCGGCCTCGTCCGTCGGCGTCAAGTCGACCATCGTCATGCCCCGCTCCACGCCGATCGCCAAGGTCTCGGCAACCGAAGGCTACGGCGCGGAAGTCGTTCTGGCGGGCAATATTTACGACGAAGCCTATGCGCGCGCCTGCGAAATCTGCGAAGAGACCGGCGCGGAGTTCATCCATCCCTTTGACGACGAGGACGTGATGGCCGGTCAGGGCACCATTGCACTTGAAATTCTGCGTGATCTGCCGTTTGTCGATATGATCTTCGTACCGGTCGGCGGCGGCGGCCTGATTTCCGGCATCGCCACCTGCGCCAAGCAGATCAACCCCCGCATCCAAATCATCGGCGTGCAGGCCGAGGGCGCGCCCGCCATGGCAAATTCCTTCCGCACGGGCGATCTGACCCCGTCGGATTCCGTGCGCACCATCGCGGACGGCATCGCGGTCAAAACGCCGGGCGAGACCACCTTTGAATATGTAAAAAAATATGTGGACCGCATCGTCACCGTGTCGGACGCGGAGATATCCTCCACCGTGCTGCTGCTGCTTGAGCGCACCAAGCAGGTGGTGGAAACCTCTGGCGCAGCGTCGCTCGCCGCCGTGCTGAACGGCAAGGTCGATATCAAGGGCAAAAAGGTCGTATGCGTGCTTTCGGGCGGCAATATCGATGTGTCCTTTATCCACAAGATCGTGGAAAAGGGCCTTGTTACCCGTTGCCGCCATCTCAAGTTCTCCACCATCATGCCGGACGCGCCCGGCGCTTTGGAGCGCTTTGCCCATCTGGTGGCCGACCAAAACGCCAACATCATCCTGTTCCAGCATGACCGCGTGCAGGCCGATCTGGACATCGGCGAGGCCATCATTCAGGTCGTGTGCGAGGTCGGCGGCGTGGAGCACGGCAAGCGCCTGATCGACAATCTCACCCGCGAGGGCTATCAGATCTTTACCACACAGGTCTAAACACAAAAAACTGCTGCAAACTTTGCAGCAGTTTTTTTGCGTTTTATTCTACCGGTACGGTCTTATCGGCGGCGTTGTCGTCCGTCGCGTTGTTCACACTGTTCGTGTCGTTGTTCGGATCGTTGGTTCCGGTCAGCGCGTCGCCGGCCTCGTCCAGACCATCCTTAATGTCGTTGCCGGCATTTTCAGCCGCGTTGCCCGCGTCGTTCATGCCTTCGTCCACAGGGTTGTTGTCCGTGTTCCCCTCAGTCGTACCGTTGGTTGTTCCGTTATTGTTTGCATCGTTGGCTTCGTTTTTCTGATCGTTCGCCGTGTTTCCGCAGCCGGTCAGCAGCAGGGTAAACACCGCGAGCATAGCAATCAGCGTTTTCATTGCAGTTCCCTCCTTGCGTGTTTGCCGATAGTATGGCGAGGGAAGCGAAACATTATACGAAAAATTTGATTTTTTTAAATGCGTCAGCGCCACCGCGCAGGTAAGCCCGGTGACCAGTCCGAGCGGCACCGCCATCACGAGCAGGAACGGCAGGTAGGCGATCACGGCGTTTGTGCCCATCCAGAATACCGCCGCGATCATTTGGCCCACGTTGTGCGCCGCCGCGCCCGCCACGCTGACCCCGAGCAGCGAGCAAAACCGCCCCTCCGCTTGAAGAAGCGCCCACATGACAAGGAGCGACAGCAGACCGCCCGACAGGGAAAACAAAAAGCCGGTCACGCTGCCCATGAGCAGCGAGGATAAACCAACCCGGCAAACCAAAATGGCGAACGCTTCGCGCGGACGCAGCCGTGTCAGCGCAAAAAGCGTGACCACATTGGCAAGACCCAGCTTAACCCCGGGCACCGGAATGACCGCATCCAGCGGGAACAGGCGTTCCGCGAGGGAAAGCACGATCGCGAGCGCGGTGAGCAGGCCGCACAGCGTCAGTTTTTTTATCTTCATGCGCGCCCCCTTATGATACGATCGCGTCCACTTCGTTTTTTTCGCCCACCAGCTTTAGGACAACGCGGTTGGGCAGGCACACCGCGGCCTGCCCCGCGCGGGAAAGCGTGCCGGTGCGCACGCACACCTGATCGCGGCAGTCCGCCCCGGCCATGCGCGCGGTCAGTCCGTCGAGTACAATGGTATTGTGCCCGTCCAGATCGATGGTCTCTCGGGTATCCGGCGTGAGCGCGACGCGCTGCGTCAGTTCGCCGTCTTTCCAAATTTCGGCGTAGAGCCGGTCGCCCGCCGCCTGCATGGCCAGAAAAACCGCGAGCGCCGCCGCCGCAAGCAGCACGGCGGCGATGATGACGAAGTCGCCCCACCTCATTTTACTGCGCATAGGTATAGCCCTTGTCTTCTCCGTCAAAGGTAAAGGTGCACGCCTTTGCCACTGCGGGCGTGGTGTAGACCCGCTTGTCCGATGTGATGAACACCGCCGCGACGCCGTTCGCCTCACAGAAAGCCATGCCGTCCTCCAGCCCCATCACGAACAGGGCGGTCGTGAACGCATCCGCCCGGGTCGAATTTTCATCGATCACGGTCACGCCGCGCAGTCCGCTTTCCGCCGGGTATCCGGTGCGCGGGTCGAAGATGTGGTGATACCGCTTGCCGTCCTGCTCGAAATAACGTTCATAATCGCCCGAGGTAACGACTGATCGGTCCTCCACCGCCACGGTCGCGATATATTCTACGTTGTTATCCGGGTCGGCTATGCCGATCCGCCACGGCTTGCCGTTATTCGATCCGACCGCGTAGATATTTCCGCCCAGCATCAGCAAACCGGACGCATCCGCTTCCCGCAAAATGGCGGCGCATTCATCCGCCGCGATGCCCTTGGCGATACCGCCAAGGTCGAGCTGCGCGCCGCCCGCCAGCGAAACAAAGCCGCTGTTTTGATCGACTACAATGTTGGCCGCGCCAACGGTCAAAAGCGCCTCGTCTATCTCGCTTTGCGCGGGCACGCGGGGTTCGTCCGTGCCGATGCCCCATAGATCGGTCAGCCGGGCGGTCGTGGGATCGAACAGACCGTTTGTTTGTTCCGAAAGCGCCTTGGCCGTTTGAATATAGCCGCCCTCATCAACCATGCCGGTGCCTGACGGGGCGTGGTTGATCAAATAGACCGCGCTCGCCTTTACGTTGTTTTCCCCGCTGCGTGTGCGGGACAGCAGGCCTTCCAGTTCGTTTACCCGCCGTTCGCACTGCTGGGCGGCGTCTTGCCCCGTCTCCCCCAGCACGGTGACCGACATGAAGGTATCCATCGCGAAAAAGTCCGTCGAATATTCCTTGGGCGCGCACCCACAAAGCAGTAAAAGCGGCAAAACGGCCGCCAGCATTCGTTTCATATAGTATCTCCCGGTCTAATGATTTTCCTCACTTATTATAATGCACCGCCGGTCGATGCGCAATCCCCAATGCGCAAAAGCGCCCTCCGGATCAAATATCCGGAAGGCGCTTTTGCGAGGGATATAAAGATAAGGATAAGAAGGTGGTTAGGAGGCGGCGATATTATTCATCGTCCTGCAGCGCGTCGAAGCCCTCCGCGCCGGTGCGCACCTTGATGACGTTTTCCACGTTGTAAACGAAGATCTTGCCGTCGCCGATGTGGCCGGTATACAGGACCGCCTTGGCCGTTTCCACAACGGTCTCGACCGGCACGGCGGACACGACGACCTCCATCTTGATCTTGGGCAGCAGGTTCACATCCACTTCGGCGCCGCGGTAATACTCGGTCGCGCCCTTCTGCACGCCGCAGCCGATGACGTTCGCCACGGTCATGCCGGATACGCCGATCTGATTGAGCGCGTCCCTGAGCGCTTCAAACTTGGACTGCTTGGTAACGATGACGACCTTGGATAGCTTGTGCGCGCCCGCTTCGTCCGTCACTCTGGTAACGGGCACCGCGTGCTCGACCGCCACCGGCGCGCCCGCAGCCTGCACGGCCTGCATTTCGCCCGCCTTGGTGCCCAGCACCTGCGGAACGACCGGCATAAAATCCGCGTAGGCGGAAACGAGGCCGTGCTCGGGCTGGTCAAGACCCATGACCTCCTCCGCCGTGGAAACGCGCAGACCGATGGTGTGCTTGATGAGTTGGAACACGATGGTCATCGTGACGGCAACCCACGCGATGACCGCGACGACGCCGAGCACCTGAACGCCGAAGAAGCGGAAGCCGCCGCCGAAGAATAGGCCGAGCGGCGCGCCTGCGTCGTCCGTCAGGTAGTAGGCCAGCAGGCCGGTCAGCAGCGTGCCGGTCGCGCCGCATAGGCCGTGCACGCCGACCGCGCCGACCGGGTCGTCTACCTTGACCTTCTGGTCGATCAATTCAATGCCGAACACCACGACAAAACCTGCCACGATGCCGATGACCGCCGCGCCCACCGGCGTTACGGCGTCGCAGCCCGCGGTGATCGCGACCAAGCCGGCCAGCGAGCCGTTCAGCGTCATGGAGACATCGGGCTTCTTATAGCGCAGCCACGTGATGCACATTACCGTTACCGTAGAAACCGCGGCGGCAAGGTTGGTGGTGACGAACACACGGGCCGCGGTCTCGGCCGCGCCGCCCGAAAGGGCCACCGTGGAGCAGCCGTTAAACCCGAACCAGCAGAACCATAGGATAAATACGCCGAGCGCGCCCAGTGTGAGCGAGTGGCCGGGAATCGCGCGCGCCTTGCCGCTCTTCGTGTACTTGCCGATACGGGGGCCGAGGATCAGCGCGCCGACAAACGCCGCGACGCCGCCCACCATATGCACCGCGGCGGAACCCGCGAAATCATGGAAGCCCAGCTCGGCCAGCCAGCCGCCGCCCCAGATCCAGTGGCCCGAGATCGGATAGATCAGAGCCGAAATGACCATGGAGTAAATGCAGTAAGCGGAAAACTTGGTGCGTTCCGCCATCGCGCCCGACACGATGGTCGCGGCGGTCGCGCAGAACACGGTCTGAAAGATCAGCGTGGACCAGCTGTGTCCCTCGCCCACAACGCCGTCGGCCAGAAAATCAAAGCCGCCGAAAACGCCGCTTGCCGAACCGAACATAATGCCAAAGCCAAGCAGCCAAAAGATCGGCGTGCCGAGGGAAAAATCCATCAGGTTCTTCATGATGATATTGCCCGCGTTCTTGGCGCGGGTAAAGCCCGTTTCTACCATTGCAAAGCCCGCCTGCATAAAGAAAACGAGCGCCGCGCCGAGCAGGATCCAACCGGTGTCAAGCGCGCCTGCTAACATAGTGATGTCCATTTTGTCATGTACCCCCTTAAAATTTAAAAAGGCGTGTATTCTCCCCGCCTTTTACGGGGAAAATACACGCCTTTGTGTACGGGTCATTCAGTTTTTCCGCTGTGCGATCAAACGTAGAAGAGAATGTCGGAATAGGTCGGGAACGGCCAGCCCTTCTTAGCGACCAGACATTCCAGCGCGTCCGCCGGTTTACGCGCGGCTTCCATCGCGGGAATGACGGCGTCGTGGTAGTAATGGGCGCTCTGCTCCGCCGAGCCCTTGGGCGCCGAGGCCACCGCCTCGTCCAGCGCGTCGCAGTGGCTGGAAAGCGTTTCGATCAGGGACGAAAGCTCGGCAACCAATTTTGCTTCCATGCCGCCCGTTACGCCGATATCCTGCTTGAGGCGCGCGGTCTTGGCCACGCTCTGCTCGTATGCAAGGCACGCGGGCACGATCTCCTGCCGGATCATTTCGATCATGGTGAGCGCTTCGATGTGCAGCGTCTTGGCGTACTCCTCAAGCAGGGTCTCCTCGCGGCTTTCCATCTCCGCGCGGGTATAAACGTTGTGCTGCGCGAACAGCTTCAGGTTTTTCTCATCCGTGTAGTGCGGCAGCGCTTCGTCCGTCGAACGGAAATTGGACAGGCCGCGCTTTTCCGCTTCGACCACCCAGGCTTCGTCATAGCCGTTGCCGTTGAAGATGATGCGTTCG
Protein-coding regions in this window:
- a CDS encoding FAD:protein FMN transferase: MKRMLAAVLPLLLLCGCAPKEYSTDFFAMDTFMSVTVLGETGQDAAQQCERRVNELEGLLSRTRSGENNVKASAVYLINHAPSGTGMVDEGGYIQTAKALSEQTNGLFDPTTARLTDLWGIGTDEPRVPAQSEIDEALLTVGAANIVVDQNSGFVSLAGGAQLDLGGIAKGIAADECAAILREADASGLLMLGGNIYAVGSNNGKPWRIGIADPDNNVEYIATVAVEDRSVVTSGDYERYFEQDGKRYHHIFDPRTGYPAESGLRGVTVIDENSTRADAFTTALFVMGLEDGMAFCEANGVAAVFITSDKRVYTTPAVAKACTFTFDGEDKGYTYAQ
- a CDS encoding NusG domain II-containing protein, with translation MRSKMRWGDFVIIAAVLLAAAALAVFLAMQAAGDRLYAEIWKDGELTQRVALTPDTRETIDLDGHNTIVLDGLTARMAGADCRDQVCVRTGTLSRAGQAAVCLPNRVVLKLVGEKNEVDAIVS
- a CDS encoding ammonium transporter, with translation MDITMLAGALDTGWILLGAALVFFMQAGFAMVETGFTRAKNAGNIIMKNLMDFSLGTPIFWLLGFGIMFGSASGVFGGFDFLADGVVGEGHSWSTLIFQTVFCATAATIVSGAMAERTKFSAYCIYSMVISALIYPISGHWIWGGGWLAELGFHDFAGSAAVHMVGGVAAFVGALILGPRIGKYTKSGKARAIPGHSLTLGALGVFILWFCWFGFNGCSTVALSGGAAETAARVFVTTNLAAAVSTVTVMCITWLRYKKPDVSMTLNGSLAGLVAITAGCDAVTPVGAAVIGIVAGFVVVFGIELIDQKVKVDDPVGAVGVHGLCGATGTLLTGLLAYYLTDDAGAPLGLFFGGGFRFFGVQVLGVVAVIAWVAVTMTIVFQLIKHTIGLRVSTAEEVMGLDQPEHGLVSAYADFMPVVPQVLGTKAGEMQAVQAAGAPVAVEHAVPVTRVTDEAGAHKLSKVVIVTKQSKFEALRDALNQIGVSGMTVANVIGCGVQKGATEYYRGAEVDVNLLPKIKMEVVVSAVPVETVVETAKAVLYTGHIGDGKIFVYNVENVIKVRTGAEGFDALQDDE
- a CDS encoding Gx transporter family protein; protein product: MKIKKLTLCGLLTALAIVLSLAERLFPLDAVIPVPGVKLGLANVVTLFALTRLRPREAFAILVCRVGLSSLLMGSVTGFLFSLSGGLLSLLVMWALLQAEGRFCSLLGVSVAGAAAHNVGQMIAAVFWMGTNAVIAYLPFLLVMAVPLGLVTGLTCAVALTHLKKSNFSYNVSLPSPYYRQTRKEGTAMKTLIAMLAVFTLLLTGCGNTANDQKNEANDANNNGTTNGTTEGNTDNNPVDEGMNDAGNAAENAGNDIKDGLDEAGDALTGTNDPNNDTNSVNNATDDNAADKTVPVE
- the ilvA gene encoding threonine ammonia-lyase, whose protein sequence is MLELKDFEAAADRLKNVIHDVPLSTSSTFSGMTGAEVYLKYENQQKTGSFKVRGAYNKIMKRYREGGLNAVVASSAGNHAQGVAFAASSVGVKSTIVMPRSTPIAKVSATEGYGAEVVLAGNIYDEAYARACEICEETGAEFIHPFDDEDVMAGQGTIALEILRDLPFVDMIFVPVGGGGLISGIATCAKQINPRIQIIGVQAEGAPAMANSFRTGDLTPSDSVRTIADGIAVKTPGETTFEYVKKYVDRIVTVSDAEISSTVLLLLERTKQVVETSGAASLAAVLNGKVDIKGKKVVCVLSGGNIDVSFIHKIVEKGLVTRCRHLKFSTIMPDAPGALERFAHLVADQNANIILFQHDRVQADLDIGEAIIQVVCEVGGVEHGKRLIDNLTREGYQIFTTQV